Proteins encoded in a region of the Teredinibacter purpureus genome:
- a CDS encoding 4'-phosphopantetheinyl transferase family protein translates to MTFEDAHYCDTDYATYGLTLPGSLKRAVPKRRAEFLAGRYCARSALITLGYSPVTIGIGDHRQPLWPNGITGSITHKDDIAAAFLCPQSQYVGVGIDIEKLLQPTLLPSIGDQVLTDSERLLTAHACTHQQFVTLIFSVKEAFFKAAFSSVGHYFNFDAVSVIEIDHREHRLQLRLNQTLCNTLNIHDCVTADFFFSSNNTVITRVLLPHTQR, encoded by the coding sequence GTGACCTTCGAAGATGCGCACTATTGCGATACCGATTACGCCACCTACGGCCTAACGTTACCAGGCTCCCTTAAACGTGCCGTGCCCAAGCGCCGAGCAGAATTTTTGGCCGGTCGCTATTGCGCAAGATCGGCATTAATAACGTTAGGGTATTCACCGGTAACCATTGGTATTGGTGATCACCGACAGCCCCTTTGGCCCAACGGTATCACCGGCTCTATCACCCATAAAGATGACATCGCAGCCGCATTTCTATGCCCTCAATCGCAGTATGTTGGTGTAGGTATTGATATTGAAAAACTGCTTCAACCAACGCTTCTTCCTAGTATTGGTGATCAAGTGCTCACCGATAGCGAACGCTTGCTAACCGCACACGCCTGCACTCATCAACAATTTGTAACGCTTATCTTTTCCGTAAAAGAAGCTTTTTTTAAAGCAGCCTTCTCCAGTGTTGGCCATTATTTTAATTTCGATGCGGTGTCCGTTATCGAAATTGATCACCGCGAACACCGCCTGCAACTGCGCTTAAACCAAACGCTATGTAACACTCTCAACATTCATGACTGTGTAACAGCCGATTTCTTTTTCTCTTCCAACAACACCGTGATCACTCGCGTGTTACTGCCACACACACAACGTTAA
- a CDS encoding HmuY family protein, giving the protein MNTYKLILLTCSTLTLIACGGSGSNIDTSVTPTLAPTPVPTVEPTPEPGAIVGPYSTGTTAESHYVYFDLDTGEALTLTEEEAAASDDWDFSFKRTNVQLNGAATTPVVGYFTGNNAEFWGDDGLPVVDQFVAATAESELNDFTAVTAADIPADDQFSTDTEALIVGSEFYNYNYETHAVSAAETHYFIVQSDGNFSKIRAKSLTTAGYTIASLTLGVALQDVAAGDESFMAEVDVMVDTAACTNDIFIDAESQSVVTENDAWDIQLPCVTVAENTGADFEINIADDASAIRDFDNAYTGIPVASAAYYGFESNVKQVRFFDAHSWYAYNLQSGHQLWSQYGVYLIKTATATYKIQITSYYDAEGNSGNYSFRFAVL; this is encoded by the coding sequence ATGAACACTTATAAATTAATACTATTAACGTGCAGCACCTTAACATTAATTGCCTGCGGTGGTTCAGGCAGTAATATTGATACGAGTGTGACGCCCACACTAGCACCCACACCCGTACCAACGGTAGAGCCAACACCAGAACCCGGTGCAATAGTGGGCCCGTATTCAACCGGAACAACCGCTGAATCACATTATGTTTATTTCGACCTGGACACCGGTGAAGCACTCACGCTCACAGAGGAAGAAGCTGCTGCTAGTGACGATTGGGATTTTTCCTTTAAACGGACCAATGTGCAATTAAATGGCGCGGCAACAACGCCTGTTGTGGGTTACTTTACGGGCAATAATGCTGAATTTTGGGGCGATGACGGCCTGCCGGTTGTTGATCAGTTTGTGGCGGCCACCGCAGAATCTGAACTCAATGATTTTACCGCTGTAACTGCAGCAGATATTCCAGCAGACGATCAGTTTTCAACGGATACGGAAGCACTTATTGTTGGTTCCGAATTTTATAATTATAACTACGAAACGCATGCGGTGAGTGCGGCGGAAACACACTACTTTATTGTTCAGTCCGACGGTAATTTTAGCAAAATCCGCGCTAAATCGTTAACCACCGCCGGGTACACCATTGCGAGCCTTACGCTGGGAGTAGCATTGCAAGATGTAGCCGCTGGCGATGAAAGCTTTATGGCGGAAGTAGACGTTATGGTCGATACCGCTGCCTGTACGAATGATATTTTTATCGATGCCGAATCTCAAAGCGTGGTGACCGAAAACGATGCGTGGGATATTCAATTACCTTGCGTGACGGTAGCGGAAAATACCGGCGCGGATTTTGAAATAAATATTGCCGACGATGCGAGTGCAATTCGGGATTTTGATAATGCCTATACGGGAATACCTGTTGCGTCTGCGGCGTACTATGGTTTTGAATCCAATGTTAAGCAGGTACGATTTTTCGATGCTCATTCTTGGTATGCCTACAATCTACAAAGCGGCCATCAGCTGTGGTCACAATACGGTGTTTACCTCATAAAAACGGCCACCGCCACTTACAAAATTCAAATTACAAGTTATTACGATGCAGAGGGTAATTCAGGGAATTACAGTTTCCGTTTCGCAGTACTTTGA
- a CDS encoding MFS transporter — MQSLPKQALPKQALWLALLINMISTGTLMMVMPMGPDFVIDLGMAPDHIGYLAGGATFGAALFGFLLAPSLDGFNKKWALIAFFSGKFSVLLACAWAASSEQLIMLYILSSCFGGPATGLLLASIIDITAPEQRGRAIAMVASGFSLAAIFSVPLGLLLSQWLSWRGSFICFASIGLVLMLAVAWGFPSLPRAPVRKAPWENMRHLMANIAVRWAMAFAFVQMFGHFFLIPHLSSYFQFNVGFARSEIPLLYFVGGLCSLGALHVAGRKVDKGEGMRLFGWTTGAVCVAAVLGFGVFSGVEVLSVSALYIGFALFMAASSARTNIASAMLSKIPSPQQRGAFSAIQGALGNSAAGIASMLSVVVLTENNAGQLSGFPVLLGVMCVCSMLLLYLLRQALRVRRDASPAQGHDILQTPIGSKIDKVAL, encoded by the coding sequence ATGCAATCATTACCGAAGCAAGCATTACCAAAACAAGCGTTGTGGCTTGCGTTATTAATTAACATGATTTCAACCGGTACGTTAATGATGGTGATGCCCATGGGCCCCGATTTCGTTATCGACCTAGGAATGGCGCCTGACCATATTGGGTATTTAGCGGGCGGTGCCACCTTTGGGGCGGCACTGTTTGGATTTTTATTGGCGCCAAGTTTGGATGGCTTTAACAAAAAATGGGCGTTAATTGCGTTCTTTTCGGGCAAGTTTAGCGTGCTCCTCGCGTGTGCGTGGGCGGCATCGTCGGAACAACTTATTATGCTCTATATACTTTCAAGTTGTTTTGGTGGGCCTGCTACCGGTTTATTACTAGCGTCAATCATCGATATTACCGCCCCTGAACAGCGTGGTAGAGCCATTGCTATGGTTGCCAGTGGTTTTTCGTTAGCGGCTATTTTTTCTGTGCCGTTAGGTTTACTGCTGTCCCAATGGCTTTCGTGGCGAGGGAGTTTTATCTGTTTTGCGAGTATTGGTTTGGTCTTAATGTTAGCGGTTGCATGGGGGTTTCCCTCTTTACCGCGTGCACCTGTGCGCAAAGCACCTTGGGAGAATATGCGGCATTTAATGGCGAACATAGCGGTACGTTGGGCTATGGCATTTGCCTTTGTACAAATGTTTGGGCACTTCTTTCTTATTCCTCATCTTTCGAGTTATTTCCAATTTAATGTGGGGTTCGCGCGCAGCGAAATTCCGCTGCTGTACTTTGTAGGAGGGCTTTGCAGTTTAGGGGCATTACACGTTGCAGGGCGAAAGGTCGATAAAGGTGAGGGCATGCGTTTGTTTGGTTGGACGACGGGTGCGGTGTGTGTTGCGGCAGTGCTAGGTTTTGGTGTTTTCAGTGGTGTTGAGGTGTTGTCGGTCTCTGCGCTGTATATCGGGTTTGCGTTGTTTATGGCTGCGAGCTCAGCGCGTACGAATATTGCTTCGGCAATGCTATCTAAAATCCCATCCCCGCAGCAGCGCGGTGCGTTTTCGGCCATACAAGGCGCTTTAGGGAATAGCGCGGCCGGTATTGCTTCGATGTTGTCGGTTGTTGTACTGACCGAGAATAACGCGGGCCAATTGAGCGGTTTCCCAGTGCTTTTGGGGGTTATGTGTGTGTGTTCAATGTTACTTCTGTATTTGCTAAGGCAAGCGTTGCGGGTTAGGCGTGATGCTTCGCCGGCTCAAGGGCACGACATCTTACAAACGCCTATAGGTTCGAAAATAGATAAAGTTGCACTCTAG
- a CDS encoding TonB-dependent receptor plug domain-containing protein, whose protein sequence is MVNRVWSGARSIWIAAVLGGTVCALPLFVSAEGLRPPEPLEEMVVTGSRTPKNLVDSAVSVTVTDGETIRQASQTTVAQALNVVPGVVVKRSVKDGYNVYMQGFDGDRVLVLVDGQPLISPSGAAVDLDQVSVADIERIEIVRGAGSVLYGSSAMGGVINIITRQQDGTQLSLNSEAARYSADAREEQLPAQQHRVKGAFRAGRWFGSAQVQWIDDPGFDYDVETVAQDAAALEKLFSRIAMGREFDVIKAEYRFQQFEEDKVRDSLTVPGQSSVVFYQSHVEQIQHDLRIQSTLNRAEKTLAGQWQINSRVIEHNEISGNSNSLRDSHITLAEMDAQSVWSTPKAEWVAGVVVHQDTLHQEKLPVSAGHVGAVEIDDALRNSVESFAQVSWLNPKNEWVAGVRAQNDSDFGWHSAVRASGLKTIELSDTQELQWRLGAGQSYRVPTLKERLYVFDHSNLGYIVLGNAALKPETALSFNNTLTWGGHFDEYRKNLSVELSGHYSAAENLIETSYHANASAGAGLQIYNYQNVEKAILQGVDLSTTYKQNHVTLQLNYSYLDARNGDGQRLQERPYHQIKANAGYRYTPWQLDALLYVVHERDEQVPADILSVEQNSWTAWNINFSQSIGDHFTWRTGVDNLFNQHKNPAAERNHLFDLRPVSSRKIFISIQFDLI, encoded by the coding sequence GTGGTTAATAGAGTGTGGTCTGGTGCGAGATCAATTTGGATTGCGGCTGTTCTTGGTGGCACTGTGTGTGCGCTCCCATTGTTTGTGAGTGCGGAGGGTTTACGTCCGCCAGAGCCCCTCGAAGAAATGGTCGTGACAGGTAGCCGAACACCCAAAAATCTCGTTGATTCAGCGGTGAGCGTGACCGTTACAGATGGCGAAACGATTCGACAGGCCTCACAAACCACGGTGGCACAAGCGTTAAATGTAGTGCCCGGCGTTGTGGTGAAGCGCAGTGTAAAAGACGGTTACAACGTTTATATGCAAGGCTTTGATGGCGATCGTGTGTTGGTGCTTGTGGATGGTCAGCCGCTTATTAGCCCGTCTGGCGCGGCGGTCGATTTGGATCAGGTGAGCGTCGCGGATATAGAGCGTATTGAAATTGTACGTGGCGCAGGTTCTGTATTGTACGGTTCATCGGCCATGGGCGGTGTAATTAATATTATTACGCGTCAACAAGATGGCACCCAGCTAAGCCTTAACAGCGAAGCGGCCCGGTACAGTGCCGATGCGCGAGAGGAGCAACTTCCAGCACAGCAGCACAGGGTAAAAGGTGCATTTCGAGCGGGCCGGTGGTTTGGTTCGGCGCAGGTTCAATGGATAGATGACCCCGGTTTTGACTACGATGTGGAAACGGTCGCTCAAGATGCAGCAGCGCTAGAAAAACTATTTAGCCGCATTGCAATGGGGCGTGAATTCGATGTTATAAAAGCGGAGTACCGTTTCCAACAGTTCGAAGAAGATAAAGTGCGAGACAGTCTGACGGTCCCGGGGCAAAGTAGTGTTGTTTTTTATCAATCACATGTCGAACAAATTCAGCATGATCTTCGCATTCAAAGCACGCTTAATCGTGCCGAAAAAACATTAGCCGGTCAGTGGCAAATTAATAGCCGGGTTATCGAACATAACGAAATTAGTGGTAACTCTAACAGCCTGCGTGATAGTCATATCACCTTGGCAGAGATGGATGCGCAAAGTGTTTGGTCTACACCGAAAGCTGAATGGGTTGCGGGTGTTGTGGTTCACCAAGATACCCTGCATCAGGAAAAGTTGCCGGTAAGCGCTGGGCATGTTGGAGCAGTAGAAATTGACGATGCATTGCGTAATAGCGTTGAAAGTTTTGCGCAAGTGAGTTGGTTAAACCCAAAAAATGAATGGGTAGCGGGTGTGCGGGCGCAAAACGATAGTGATTTTGGCTGGCACAGTGCGGTGAGAGCGAGCGGATTAAAAACCATTGAATTGAGTGACACTCAAGAGCTGCAATGGCGATTAGGCGCAGGCCAGAGTTATCGCGTGCCAACATTAAAAGAGCGTCTGTACGTGTTTGATCACAGCAACTTGGGCTACATAGTACTGGGCAACGCCGCGCTAAAACCCGAAACAGCCTTATCGTTTAACAATACATTAACGTGGGGCGGCCATTTTGATGAGTACCGTAAAAATCTGAGCGTTGAGTTAAGCGGACATTATTCAGCGGCCGAAAATCTGATCGAAACGTCCTATCACGCTAACGCGTCGGCGGGCGCGGGGTTACAAATTTATAATTATCAAAATGTAGAAAAAGCTATTCTTCAAGGCGTCGATTTATCGACAACCTATAAACAAAATCATGTAACTCTTCAGCTCAATTACAGCTATCTCGATGCTCGAAATGGCGATGGTCAACGTCTACAAGAAAGACCTTATCACCAGATAAAAGCTAATGCAGGTTACCGCTACACGCCGTGGCAATTGGATGCTCTGCTTTACGTTGTTCACGAGCGAGATGAGCAAGTACCCGCCGATATTCTTAGCGTTGAACAAAACAGCTGGACAGCGTGGAATATAAATTTCAGCCAGTCTATAGGTGACCACTTTACGTGGCGTACCGGTGTAGACAATCTATTTAACCAACATAAAAATCCTGCCGCTGAGCGCAATCATTTATTTGATTTGCGTCCTGTGTCTAGCCGTAAGATTTTTATCAGTATTCAGTTCGATCTAATTTAA